Genomic DNA from Pseudomonadota bacterium:
CGGCGGGGACGCTGCTCGACGGCCGCTATCGGGTCGATGGCCGCATCGGCTCCGGCGCCATGGGCGCGGTGTACCGCGTCTGGGACCTCCGGCTCCAAGGCCCCCGCGCAGTAAAAGAGATGTCGACAGCCGACGCCACCGACGCCGACCGCGACGAGACCCGCGTGCGCTTCGAGCGCGAGGCGCAGCTGCTTTCGCGCCTGCGACACCCGGGGCTTCCTCGGGTGCAGGACTGCTTCAGCGCGGCGGGTCGCCACTATCTCGTCATGGACTTCGTCGAAGGCGACAACCTCGAG
This window encodes:
- a CDS encoding zinc-ribbon domain-containing protein, coding for MVFCSECGVQLRDRARFCGQCGARQGDLPAGTLLDGRYRVDGRIGSGAMGAVYRVWDLRLQGPRAVKEMSTADATDADRDETRVRFEREAQLLSRLRHPGLPRVQDCFSAAGRHYLVMDFVEGDNLETIVRRSGRPGLTEDHVVAIASHILDILDFLHGQPTPIVYRDLKPANAMITPLGNVVLVDFGIARPL